One window of the Ureibacillus sp. FSL W7-1570 genome contains the following:
- the gatB gene encoding Asp-tRNA(Asn)/Glu-tRNA(Gln) amidotransferase subunit GatB: MNFETVIGLEVHVELKTESKIFSTAPNQFGAEPNTNTTVYDLAYPGVLPVLNKNVVEYAMKAALALNMKINQHTKFDRKNYFYPDNPSGYQISQYDKPIGYDGWIEIEVPEKDGQPGYTKRIGITRLHMEEDAGKLLHGDGYSLVDFNRKGTPLLEIVSEPDIRTPEEAYLYLEKLKSIIQYTGVSDVKMEEGSLRCDANISLRPYGQKEFGTKTELKNLNSFNFVRKGLEYEQKRQAEILMSGGVIRQETRRFDEKTGKTILMRVKETAEDYRYFPEPDLVHLVIDDEWLERVKASIPELPDARKKRYIEELGLTEYDANVLVVNKTLSDFFDEMVKLGADAKLSANWLMGDVSGYLNAEQVEITETKLTPENLAGLVKLISDGTISSKIAKKVFNELVKNGGDPEKIVKEKGMVQISDPNVLLPIITEVLDNNPQSIEDFKNGKDRAIGFLVGQIMKATKGQANPPMVNKLLLEEINKR; this comes from the coding sequence ATGAACTTTGAAACAGTCATTGGTCTAGAAGTACACGTTGAATTAAAAACGGAATCCAAAATTTTCTCGACTGCACCAAACCAATTCGGTGCGGAGCCAAACACAAATACAACAGTTTACGACCTTGCATATCCGGGAGTGCTTCCTGTTTTAAATAAAAACGTTGTGGAATACGCAATGAAAGCGGCTCTTGCTTTAAACATGAAAATCAACCAACATACGAAATTTGACCGGAAAAACTATTTCTATCCGGACAATCCGAGCGGCTACCAAATTTCCCAATATGATAAACCAATCGGCTATGATGGATGGATTGAAATCGAAGTTCCGGAAAAAGACGGTCAACCAGGCTATACAAAACGAATCGGCATCACACGTCTTCATATGGAAGAAGACGCCGGTAAATTGTTGCATGGCGATGGCTACTCCCTTGTAGACTTCAACCGTAAAGGGACTCCGCTTTTGGAAATCGTTTCTGAGCCGGACATCCGCACACCTGAAGAAGCGTACTTATATTTGGAAAAATTAAAATCCATCATCCAATACACAGGCGTATCCGATGTGAAAATGGAAGAAGGTTCATTGCGCTGCGACGCGAACATTTCCCTTCGCCCATACGGACAAAAAGAATTCGGTACAAAAACGGAATTGAAAAACTTGAACTCTTTCAACTTTGTTCGTAAAGGACTTGAATACGAACAAAAACGCCAAGCGGAAATCTTAATGAGCGGTGGCGTGATCAGACAAGAAACACGCCGTTTTGATGAAAAAACAGGCAAAACGATCTTGATGCGCGTCAAAGAAACAGCGGAAGACTACCGCTACTTCCCAGAACCGGACTTAGTGCATCTTGTGATTGATGATGAATGGTTGGAACGCGTAAAAGCTTCCATTCCTGAGCTTCCAGATGCCCGCAAAAAACGCTACATCGAAGAACTTGGCTTAACTGAATACGATGCAAACGTATTGGTTGTGAACAAAACACTTTCAGATTTCTTCGATGAAATGGTGAAATTGGGCGCCGATGCAAAACTTTCCGCCAACTGGTTGATGGGCGACGTTTCCGGATACTTGAATGCAGAACAAGTGGAAATCACGGAAACAAAATTAACGCCTGAAAACTTGGCTGGATTAGTAAAATTGATTTCAGACGGCACAATTTCATCCAAAATTGCGAAGAAAGTGTTCAATGAATTAGTGAAAAACGGTGGAGACCCTGAAAAAATCGTCAAAGAAAAAGGCATGGTTCAAATTTCAGATCCAAACGTACTTCTTCCGATTATTACAGAAGTGCTTGACAACAACCCGCAATCCATCGAAGACTTCAAAAACGGTAAAGACCGCGCAATCGGCTTCTTAGTAGGTCAAATCATGAAAGCGACTAAAGGACAAGCCAACCCGCCAATGGTCAACAAATTATTGCTTGAAGAAATTAATAAACGATAA
- the gatA gene encoding Asp-tRNA(Asn)/Glu-tRNA(Gln) amidotransferase subunit GatA: MTLLERSSKELQEGLHKGEFKIVDLINETYKRIEEVDGDVQAFLALNKEKALEEANEKDQVPVSERGPLFGLPIGIKDNIVTEGLETTCASKILEGFIPIYDATVVKKLREAGMITIGKLNMDEFAMGSSTETSYYKKTKNPWDLERVPGGSSGGSAASVAAGEVPFALGTDTGGSIRQPAAFCGVVGMKPTYGRVSRFGAVAFASSLDQIGPITRNVYDNALLLEVIAGVDPNDSTSADVPVPNYASKLDGDIKGLRIAVPKEFLGEGVEEGVRKSVMDALEVFKGLGATVEEVSLPHSKYALATYYILASSEASSNLARFDGIRYGFRAEGVKNLLELYKQTRAQGFGDEVKRRIMLGTYSLSAGTYDAYYKKAQQVRTLIKQDYDKVFEDYDVIVGPTTPTPAFKIGENIDDPLTMYANDILTIPINLAGVPAISIPCGFENGLPLGLQIIGKHFDEETVYRAAYAFEQATDFHKQSPRLEGK; encoded by the coding sequence ATGACGTTGTTAGAACGTTCATCGAAAGAATTACAAGAAGGTTTACATAAAGGTGAATTTAAAATTGTCGATTTGATCAATGAAACCTATAAAAGAATCGAAGAAGTCGATGGAGATGTACAAGCGTTTCTTGCCTTAAACAAAGAAAAAGCACTTGAAGAAGCAAATGAAAAAGATCAAGTGCCGGTGAGTGAACGTGGACCATTGTTCGGTCTTCCTATCGGCATAAAAGACAATATCGTGACGGAAGGCCTTGAAACGACTTGCGCTTCTAAAATTTTGGAAGGGTTCATCCCGATTTATGACGCGACAGTGGTGAAAAAGCTTCGCGAAGCAGGCATGATCACAATTGGTAAACTCAACATGGATGAATTCGCCATGGGTTCTTCAACAGAAACTTCTTATTATAAAAAGACAAAAAACCCTTGGGATCTTGAACGTGTGCCAGGCGGTTCTTCCGGCGGTTCTGCAGCGAGTGTCGCAGCGGGTGAAGTGCCATTCGCATTAGGTACAGATACAGGCGGTTCCATCCGTCAACCTGCCGCATTCTGTGGCGTTGTGGGAATGAAACCGACATATGGCCGTGTTTCCCGTTTCGGAGCCGTTGCCTTCGCATCTTCCCTTGACCAAATCGGGCCAATCACCCGCAATGTATATGACAATGCCTTATTGCTTGAAGTGATTGCCGGCGTGGACCCTAACGATTCCACAAGCGCAGATGTGCCAGTGCCTAACTATGCATCCAAATTGGATGGTGATATCAAAGGGTTGCGCATCGCCGTGCCAAAAGAATTCTTGGGAGAAGGTGTGGAAGAAGGCGTACGCAAATCCGTAATGGATGCCCTTGAAGTGTTCAAAGGTCTTGGCGCAACAGTGGAAGAAGTATCCCTTCCTCACTCCAAGTACGCATTGGCGACTTATTATATCCTGGCATCTTCAGAAGCTTCATCCAACCTTGCCCGTTTCGACGGTATCCGCTACGGTTTCCGTGCTGAAGGCGTGAAAAACTTGTTGGAATTATACAAACAAACACGCGCCCAAGGCTTTGGCGATGAAGTGAAACGCCGCATCATGCTTGGTACGTACTCTTTGTCTGCCGGCACATATGATGCTTACTATAAAAAAGCGCAACAAGTCCGTACATTAATCAAACAAGACTACGATAAAGTGTTTGAAGATTATGATGTGATCGTTGGTCCAACAACACCAACACCAGCATTCAAAATCGGCGAAAACATTGACGATCCATTAACAATGTACGCAAACGACATTTTAACAATTCCAATCAACTTGGCGGGGGTACCTGCAATTTCGATTCCATGCGGATTTGAAAACGGCTTGCCATTAGGCTTGCAAATCATCGGCAAACACTTCGATGAAGAAACGGTATACCGCGCTGCATACGCATTTGAACAAGCAACAGATTTCCATAAACAATCTCCTAGATTGGAGGGTAAATAA
- the gatC gene encoding Asp-tRNA(Asn)/Glu-tRNA(Gln) amidotransferase subunit GatC — MAKLTKEEVKHIAHLARLAISEEEAEKFTEQLGKITEYVETLNELDTTDVEPTSHVLPIVNVMREDVAKKGLELEKVLLNVKEHENGLIKVPPILEE, encoded by the coding sequence ATGGCAAAATTGACGAAGGAAGAAGTAAAGCACATTGCCCACTTGGCTCGTTTGGCAATCTCCGAGGAAGAAGCGGAAAAGTTCACTGAACAGCTCGGGAAAATTACGGAATATGTAGAAACATTAAATGAATTGGATACAACAGATGTGGAGCCAACTTCCCATGTGTTACCAATCGTGAACGTAATGCGTGAAGACGTGGCCAAAAAAGGATTGGAGCTTGAAAAAGTGCTGTTGAATGTAAAAGAACATGAAAATGGCTTAATCAAAGTTCCGCCAATTTTAGAAGAATAA
- a CDS encoding CamS family sex pheromone protein yields MNRFRWIPAMVVVAMLAGCVPSVREDTEVVGPNQKSEAEVETTIIPKMQLDESYYKTLIPYKESAARGLVVSNIYTKYDIKEAEEGLMRISQNEYSTDSYYFQEGQYLDSETVTNWLSRSNKNEEGLNPPAEDGMDPEKRAKEAPIYLAHIIEQNYLKKTSDNKVALGGISIGLALNSIYYYQKEQYGEWYDEPIPQAELEKKGKEMAEEVVRRLRARTELQDVPILVALFKQEARNSIVPGTYFAYSVAKPGKSDLGDWVGINEKYVTFPMSTPEDIYRDTNTKFLNFKQDILKYFSNYTNVIGKGFYQNNQLVKLSVEVPIQFYGTTEIIGFTQYLTGVIMKRFPDSVDIEVSVTSINGPEAVIIKDRNEKEPFVHIYDY; encoded by the coding sequence ATGAACCGATTTCGCTGGATACCGGCGATGGTCGTTGTTGCAATGCTTGCAGGTTGTGTACCTTCCGTTCGGGAAGATACGGAAGTGGTTGGACCAAATCAAAAATCTGAAGCAGAAGTTGAAACGACAATCATCCCAAAAATGCAGTTAGACGAAAGTTATTATAAAACGCTCATACCATATAAAGAGAGCGCAGCCCGTGGCCTTGTCGTGTCCAATATTTATACGAAATACGACATTAAAGAAGCGGAAGAAGGATTAATGCGCATTTCGCAAAACGAATACAGCACCGACAGCTACTATTTCCAAGAAGGCCAATATTTGGACAGTGAAACGGTAACCAATTGGCTGTCACGGAGCAATAAAAATGAAGAAGGATTGAATCCTCCGGCGGAAGACGGCATGGATCCTGAAAAACGGGCAAAAGAAGCGCCAATTTATTTAGCGCATATTATTGAACAAAACTACTTAAAGAAAACGAGCGACAATAAAGTGGCCCTTGGAGGGATCTCCATCGGCCTCGCGCTGAATTCCATATATTATTATCAAAAAGAACAATACGGCGAATGGTATGATGAACCAATTCCTCAAGCGGAGTTGGAGAAAAAAGGGAAAGAAATGGCGGAGGAAGTGGTCCGCCGCTTGCGTGCCCGTACAGAATTGCAGGATGTGCCAATCTTAGTCGCTTTATTTAAACAGGAAGCCCGCAATTCCATTGTTCCTGGAACTTATTTTGCCTACAGCGTGGCAAAGCCGGGAAAAAGTGATTTGGGAGATTGGGTTGGCATCAATGAAAAATACGTGACCTTCCCTATGTCAACGCCGGAAGACATCTACCGAGATACGAATACGAAATTCCTGAACTTTAAACAAGATATTCTAAAATATTTTTCCAACTATACAAATGTGATAGGCAAAGGGTTTTATCAAAACAATCAGCTGGTCAAATTGTCGGTTGAGGTGCCGATCCAATTTTATGGCACGACAGAGATTATCGGCTTTACTCAATATTTGACAGGCGTTATTATGAAAAGATTCCCGGATAGTGTTGATATTGAAGTAAGCGTTACATCCATCAACGGTCCGGAAGCGGTGATCATAAAAGATCGAAATGAAAAAGAGCCTTTTGTACACATTTATGATTACTGA
- a CDS encoding thioredoxin family protein, translated as MKTEQQYFEQGISIAEYMDRMKTNLKEGSYEIYNNFTIDENDELIALLKEKKPRILAITEDWCGDAMLNNPIIRKIAEAAQLDIRCVYRDEDTDLIDRYLTNGGRAIPIYLFLDQNGQVIGKWGPRAPELQQMVVEARAKLPEKDDPTFEEKQKELYTTLQEKFVKDPQCAKWVYEDMKKVIIEMLS; from the coding sequence GTGAAAACAGAACAACAATATTTTGAACAAGGGATTTCCATAGCGGAATACATGGACAGAATGAAAACGAATTTAAAAGAAGGAAGCTATGAAATCTACAACAATTTTACGATTGATGAAAATGACGAACTTATCGCCTTACTGAAAGAAAAAAAGCCGCGCATTTTAGCCATTACAGAAGATTGGTGCGGGGATGCCATGCTCAATAACCCGATCATCCGCAAAATTGCCGAAGCTGCCCAACTAGACATTCGCTGCGTTTACCGGGATGAAGACACAGACTTGATCGACCGTTACTTGACAAACGGAGGAAGGGCCATTCCAATCTATTTATTTCTCGATCAAAACGGACAAGTAATTGGAAAATGGGGGCCAAGAGCACCTGAACTGCAGCAAATGGTGGTGGAAGCTAGAGCAAAATTGCCGGAAAAAGATGATCCAACATTTGAAGAAAAGCAAAAAGAATTGTATACTACATTGCAGGAGAAATTTGTCAAAGACCCGCAATGCGCGAAATGGGTTTATGAAGATATGAAAAAAGTTATAATAGAGATGTTGTCTTAA